From Pseudomonadota bacterium, a single genomic window includes:
- the gcvPB gene encoding aminomethyl-transferring glycine dehydrogenase subunit GcvPB has translation MTRHPGTKTVGFNEPLIFDRGSEGRSGASLSKLDVPEIDPAKLYPKELVRERAAALPEVSEPEVVRHFTRLSTWNFSVDHQFYPLGSCTMKYNPKINEWAARLPGFARLHPYTPARLAQGAIRLVYELEAALAEISGMGAVSLQPSAGAHGELAAMMVIRKALTLRGDPRKKVLIPDTAHGTNPASSALNGYAVEPVASSEDGTLDPRSVAEKMDGDVAALMLTNPNTLGLFERNIKEIAEIVHGKGGLVFGDGANLNAIMGAGRPGDFGVDAMQFNLHKTFSTPHGGGGPGSGPIGVTKALAPYLPTPRPVLCEDGTFVLSEDFPESIGRVRSFYGNFGVMVRAYAYVRELGARGLADSSRMAVLNANYLLQLIKDHYHVPYGNGRCMHEVVACDRDLLKETGVSTLDVAKALIDRGFHPPTIYFPLVVKGALMCEPTESETRESVEEFARALIEIAQMSKTDPDSMHKAPTRTRLGRLDETAAARKPQLKAEER, from the coding sequence ATGACGAGGCATCCGGGCACGAAGACGGTGGGTTTCAACGAGCCGCTGATATTCGATCGCGGCAGCGAAGGGCGCAGCGGAGCGAGCCTCTCGAAGCTCGACGTGCCCGAGATCGATCCCGCGAAGCTCTACCCGAAGGAGCTCGTCCGCGAGCGGGCCGCGGCGCTCCCCGAGGTGAGCGAGCCCGAGGTCGTGCGGCATTTCACGCGGCTGTCGACCTGGAACTTCAGCGTCGATCACCAGTTCTACCCGCTCGGGTCGTGCACGATGAAGTACAACCCGAAGATCAACGAGTGGGCCGCGCGCCTCCCCGGGTTCGCCCGGCTCCACCCGTACACCCCCGCGCGGCTCGCGCAGGGCGCCATCCGGCTCGTGTACGAGCTCGAGGCGGCGCTCGCGGAGATCTCGGGGATGGGCGCGGTGTCCCTGCAGCCGTCCGCCGGCGCGCACGGCGAGCTCGCGGCGATGATGGTGATCCGCAAGGCGCTCACCCTTCGCGGCGACCCGCGCAAGAAGGTGCTCATCCCGGACACGGCGCACGGCACGAACCCGGCGTCGAGCGCGCTCAACGGCTACGCGGTCGAGCCGGTCGCGTCCTCGGAGGACGGCACCCTCGATCCGCGCTCGGTCGCGGAGAAGATGGACGGCGACGTCGCGGCGCTCATGCTCACCAACCCGAACACGCTCGGGCTGTTCGAGCGCAACATCAAGGAGATCGCGGAGATCGTCCACGGGAAGGGCGGCCTCGTGTTCGGAGACGGCGCCAACCTGAACGCGATCATGGGCGCCGGGCGGCCCGGCGACTTCGGCGTCGACGCGATGCAGTTCAACCTGCACAAGACGTTCTCCACGCCGCACGGCGGCGGCGGCCCGGGCTCTGGCCCGATCGGCGTCACGAAGGCGCTCGCGCCCTACCTGCCCACGCCGCGCCCGGTTCTCTGCGAGGACGGGACGTTCGTCCTGTCCGAGGACTTCCCGGAGTCGATAGGGAGGGTGCGCTCGTTCTACGGCAACTTCGGCGTCATGGTCCGCGCCTACGCGTACGTCCGCGAGCTCGGCGCGCGGGGCCTCGCCGACTCGTCGCGGATGGCGGTGCTGAACGCCAACTACCTGCTGCAGCTCATCAAGGATCACTACCACGTGCCCTACGGGAACGGGCGCTGCATGCACGAGGTGGTCGCGTGCGATCGCGATCTGCTCAAGGAGACCGGCGTCTCCACCCTCGACGTCGCGAAGGCGCTCATCGATCGCGGCTTCCATCCGCCGACCATCTACTTCCCGCTCGTCGTCAAGGGCGCGCTCATGTGCGAGCCGACCGAGAGCGAGACGCGCGAGTCGGTCGAGGAGTTCGCGCGCGCCCTGATCGAGATCGCGCAGATGTCGAAGACCGATCCCGATTCGATGCACAAGGCGCCGACCCGCACGCGGCTCGGGCGGCTCGACGAGACCGCGGCCGCGCGCAAACCGCAGCTCAAGGCCGAGGAGCGCTGA
- a CDS encoding NAD(+)/NADH kinase gives MTAARILVIHRESAYSEVATDGALGRVKGLLDRRDPLVADIVRAHERHAASMERIRREIGSRDVDATWRHDWSDLDPADFDLVITVGGDGTVLRASHSIGDTPVLAINSSPETSRGYLTAGGAAALGGLLDAFIGGALEATSLYRMEVRVNGSVIDARVLNDALFSHLCPASTTRYELQVGDAREEQLSSGVWVCTAAGSTAVVRAAGGKEMRPGSRRLQFIVREPGPLCGPGGMSLPGLARGFAGSDCPISIRSKTSAARLYLDGPHLVHRIDFGDVVEFHGAACPLRLLGYRAQKNP, from the coding sequence ATGACCGCGGCCAGAATCCTCGTCATCCACCGCGAGTCCGCGTACTCCGAGGTCGCCACGGACGGCGCGCTCGGGCGCGTCAAGGGGCTGCTCGACCGCCGGGATCCGCTGGTCGCGGATATCGTCCGCGCCCACGAGCGCCACGCGGCGTCGATGGAGCGAATCCGGCGCGAGATAGGCTCGCGCGACGTCGACGCGACCTGGCGCCACGACTGGAGCGACCTCGATCCCGCGGATTTCGATCTCGTGATCACGGTCGGGGGCGACGGCACGGTGCTGCGCGCGTCGCACTCCATCGGGGACACGCCGGTGCTCGCGATCAACTCGTCGCCGGAGACGTCCCGCGGCTACCTCACCGCCGGCGGCGCGGCGGCTCTCGGCGGGCTCCTCGACGCCTTCATCGGCGGCGCCCTCGAGGCGACGTCGCTCTACAGGATGGAGGTGCGGGTGAACGGGAGCGTGATCGACGCACGCGTGCTCAACGACGCGTTGTTCTCTCACCTCTGCCCGGCCTCAACGACGCGGTACGAGCTCCAAGTCGGCGACGCGCGGGAGGAGCAGCTCTCGTCGGGCGTTTGGGTGTGCACGGCGGCGGGCTCGACCGCGGTCGTGCGGGCGGCGGGCGGCAAGGAGATGCGCCCCGGCTCGCGGCGCCTGCAGTTCATCGTCCGGGAGCCGGGCCCTCTGTGCGGGCCGGGCGGCATGAGCCTGCCCGGGTTGGCGAGAGGGTTCGCCGGGAGCGACTGCCCGATCTCGATTCGATCCAAGACCTCGGCGGCGCGGCTGTACCTGGACGGCCCGCACCTCGTGCACCGAATCGATTTCGGCGACGTCGTCGAGTTCCACGGTGCGGCCTGTCCGCTGCGGCTCCTCGGCTACCGCGCACAAAAAAATCCTTGA
- the rplU gene encoding 50S ribosomal protein L21, protein MYAVIATGGKQYRISEGGSVRVEKLKGAAGDKIVFDQVLMVGEGASAKIGTPVVKKATVEAEITEQARARKIIVFKMKHRKMLRRVHGHRQPYTELRITKINA, encoded by the coding sequence ATGTACGCGGTGATCGCCACAGGCGGAAAACAGTACCGGATCAGCGAGGGCGGCTCGGTTCGCGTCGAGAAGCTCAAGGGCGCGGCCGGCGACAAGATCGTGTTCGACCAGGTGCTGATGGTCGGCGAGGGCGCGAGCGCGAAGATCGGCACCCCGGTGGTGAAGAAGGCCACGGTGGAGGCCGAGATCACGGAGCAGGCGCGGGCCCGCAAGATCATCGTCTTCAAAATGAAACACCGCAAGATGCTCCGTCGAGTTCACGGGCATCGGCAGCCCTACACGGAGCTGCGCATCACCAAGATCAACGCCTAG
- the rpmA gene encoding 50S ribosomal protein L27, translating to MAHKKGQGSSRNGRDTDGKRLGIKKFAGQHVIPGNIIVRQRGTTFHAGRGAGLGRDYTVFAIDEGVVAFVKRQNRCYIEIVSAGA from the coding sequence ATGGCACACAAGAAGGGACAGGGCTCGTCGAGGAACGGTCGGGACACCGACGGGAAGCGGCTCGGCATCAAGAAGTTCGCCGGGCAGCACGTCATCCCGGGCAACATCATCGTGCGCCAGCGCGGCACGACGTTCCACGCAGGGCGCGGCGCCGGCCTCGGGCGCGACTACACCGTCTTCGCGATCGACGAAGGGGTCGTCGCGTTCGTGAAGCGCCAGAACCGCTGCTACATCGAGATCGTCTCCGCCGGCGCCTGA
- a CDS encoding aminotransferase class V-fold PLP-dependent enzyme: MSVTPEIYLDNAATTRPWPAAIASVDAMLADGYGNASSLHRRGAAAARAVGKAEGVLAALVGGGAWKVLFTSGGTESDVTAVLGTVPRGKRDALVTTTVEHAAIAEAGRRLGAAGARCVEIGAGPSGVVDPAAVAEAVDDRTALVSVTHVANEMGTVQPVAEIAARVKAKAPRCRVHVDAVQAAAQCARLEYPLAVDMVSLSAHKIHGPQGVGALLLRPDVSIRPLLAGGDQHGGLRPGTLNAPGIAGFAAAAGAIACRRSAAVPAMAALADRLSLGLCGAASGVRPLGAKEARAPGIVVIAVAAVRPEVLLHALETRGVLASSGAACHSRRREPPRCLRDAGLRAGEGSIRFSLSYDTTAEEVEGAVAAFAAVVEAVRAGHAGDV, from the coding sequence ATGTCCGTCACGCCTGAAATCTATTTGGACAACGCGGCGACGACGAGGCCCTGGCCTGCGGCGATCGCGTCCGTGGACGCGATGCTCGCCGACGGCTACGGCAACGCCTCGTCGTTGCACCGCAGGGGCGCGGCGGCGGCGCGCGCGGTCGGAAAGGCGGAAGGTGTCCTCGCGGCGCTCGTCGGCGGCGGCGCCTGGAAGGTGCTGTTCACCTCCGGGGGCACCGAGTCGGACGTGACGGCGGTGCTCGGGACCGTGCCCCGCGGCAAGCGCGACGCGCTCGTCACGACCACGGTGGAGCACGCGGCGATCGCGGAGGCGGGGAGGCGGCTCGGCGCGGCCGGGGCGCGGTGCGTGGAGATCGGCGCCGGCCCGAGCGGAGTCGTGGATCCGGCCGCGGTGGCGGAGGCGGTCGACGACCGGACGGCGCTCGTCTCCGTCACGCACGTCGCGAACGAGATGGGCACGGTCCAGCCGGTCGCCGAGATCGCCGCGCGCGTCAAGGCCAAGGCGCCGCGCTGCCGCGTTCACGTCGACGCGGTCCAAGCCGCCGCGCAGTGCGCGCGCCTCGAGTATCCGCTCGCGGTCGACATGGTGTCGCTCTCGGCCCACAAGATCCACGGCCCGCAGGGCGTCGGCGCGCTCCTGCTCCGGCCGGACGTGTCGATCCGCCCCCTGCTCGCGGGCGGCGATCAGCACGGCGGCCTGCGGCCCGGGACGCTCAACGCCCCGGGGATCGCGGGGTTCGCCGCGGCCGCCGGCGCGATCGCCTGTCGGCGGAGCGCTGCGGTCCCGGCAATGGCCGCCCTCGCAGATCGGTTGTCGCTCGGCCTGTGCGGCGCCGCGTCCGGGGTCCGGCCGCTCGGGGCGAAGGAGGCGCGCGCGCCGGGGATCGTCGTGATCGCCGTCGCCGCCGTTCGCCCCGAGGTGCTGCTCCACGCGCTGGAGACGCGCGGCGTGCTCGCGTCGTCGGGCGCGGCGTGCCACTCCCGCCGCAGGGAACCGCCGCGGTGCCTGCGCGACGCGGGGCTGCGGGCCGGTGAGGGGTCGATCCGTTTCAGCCTCAGCTACGATACGACCGCTGAAGAGGTGGAGGGCGCCGTGGCCGCGTTCGCCGCGGTGGTCGAGGCCGTGCGCGCTGGTCACGCGGGGGACGTCTGA
- the thiI gene encoding tRNA 4-thiouridine(8) synthase ThiI, whose amino-acid sequence MELSSYRGPAVVLRIGELFLKRGNRRSFEDALERNLRRALAGRDDVRLARAHGRMFVLGAADEDLLARLRWVFGLSSLSPATLCDKRLDALTASALELSAAIAVRPGDRFRVVARRADKSFPADSCEIGRVVGAAIAERTGLAVDLEEPDVRVGVEVGPEWAFVWSGERPGGGGLPVGISGRAALLLSGGIDSPVAGHLLQKRGLELACVYFHAPPYTGDGAREKVIDLARALAARQDGLLLFVVPFARIQERFRDGPDPSYLVLLYRRAMVRIAERIAAAQKIGALATGESLGQVASQTLTNLGVIEDAATMPILRPLVGFDKAETIEIARRIGTYEVSIRAHEDCCTLFVPRHPQTKGSIARARRLEEEAALGSALDEAATAAERIVL is encoded by the coding sequence ATGGAGCTCTCGAGCTACAGGGGACCCGCTGTCGTGCTGCGGATCGGCGAGCTGTTCCTCAAGCGCGGCAACCGGCGCTCGTTCGAGGACGCGCTCGAGCGGAACCTGCGCCGCGCCCTGGCGGGCCGCGACGACGTGCGCCTCGCCCGCGCGCACGGGCGGATGTTCGTGCTCGGCGCCGCGGACGAGGATCTGCTCGCGCGGCTGCGCTGGGTGTTCGGGTTGTCGTCCTTGTCGCCGGCGACCCTCTGCGACAAGCGGCTCGACGCGCTCACCGCGAGCGCCCTCGAGTTGTCGGCGGCCATCGCGGTGCGCCCGGGGGACAGGTTCCGGGTCGTCGCACGGCGGGCGGACAAGAGCTTCCCCGCCGACTCCTGCGAGATCGGCCGGGTCGTCGGCGCCGCGATCGCGGAGCGCACGGGTCTCGCGGTGGATCTCGAGGAGCCCGATGTCCGCGTCGGCGTCGAGGTGGGGCCGGAGTGGGCCTTCGTCTGGTCCGGGGAGCGCCCCGGCGGCGGCGGCCTGCCGGTCGGGATCTCGGGGCGCGCGGCGCTCCTGCTCTCGGGCGGCATCGACTCCCCGGTCGCCGGGCACCTCCTCCAGAAGCGCGGGCTCGAGCTCGCGTGCGTCTATTTCCACGCCCCTCCGTACACCGGCGACGGCGCGCGGGAGAAGGTGATCGACCTCGCGAGGGCGCTCGCGGCGCGGCAGGACGGGCTCCTGCTCTTCGTCGTGCCGTTCGCCCGGATCCAGGAGCGGTTCCGGGACGGCCCGGACCCCTCGTACCTCGTCCTCCTCTACCGGCGCGCCATGGTGCGCATCGCCGAGCGCATCGCCGCGGCGCAGAAGATCGGCGCCCTGGCCACGGGCGAGAGCCTCGGCCAAGTGGCGAGCCAGACGCTGACCAACCTCGGCGTGATCGAGGACGCGGCGACGATGCCGATCCTGCGGCCGCTCGTAGGGTTCGACAAGGCGGAGACCATCGAGATCGCGCGCCGGATCGGGACCTACGAGGTCTCCATCCGCGCCCACGAGGACTGCTGCACGCTGTTCGTGCCGCGCCACCCCCAGACGAAGGGCTCGATCGCGCGGGCGCGGCGCCTCGAGGAGGAGGCCGCGCTCGGGTCGGCGCTCGACGAGGCGGCGACCGCGGCGGAGCGGATTGTCCTGTGA
- a CDS encoding zf-HC2 domain-containing protein: MDHESARACFTGYHDGELSEGDRRSLEEHLAACPGCAAEWDSYRRTMEEVSGLRVMAPPEHFEKQVALAIALRGRRRTFGGLSLVGVRIAVLSLVLIMLLIMGYLTYLLLFAEPDPKTQPVDGATKHTQGDIEVIGPVHIDESAVPE; the protein is encoded by the coding sequence ATGGATCACGAAAGCGCAAGAGCCTGTTTCACGGGATATCACGACGGGGAGCTCTCCGAAGGCGATCGTCGATCCCTGGAGGAGCACCTCGCCGCGTGCCCCGGGTGCGCCGCGGAATGGGATTCGTACCGCAGGACCATGGAGGAGGTCTCCGGGCTCCGCGTCATGGCGCCGCCGGAGCACTTCGAGAAGCAGGTGGCGCTCGCGATCGCGCTGCGCGGGAGACGGCGCACCTTCGGCGGGCTGAGCCTCGTCGGCGTCCGGATCGCGGTGCTCTCGCTCGTGCTGATCATGCTCCTCATCATGGGGTACCTGACCTACCTCCTCCTGTTCGCGGAGCCGGACCCGAAAACACAGCCCGTCGACGGCGCCACGAAGCACACGCAGGGAGACATCGAGGTCATCGGCCCCGTGCACATCGACGAATCGGCGGTTCCCGAGTAG
- a CDS encoding sigma-70 family RNA polymerase sigma factor: protein MSLSDETLFVQSLKARDKHAFEQLIAKFKTPIFNLLYRMTGVREEAEDLAQEVFITVYRKIELFRGESPLTTWIYRIAYNLCMNRRKYLGRRRDRDRQPFDETVEHDVVRSGTMSTSSQVSRPDEMAEGLQMERLIQDAITALDEEQRVILVLRDVQNMSYESISEITGLPAGTVKSRLHRARMALKERLAPYLR, encoded by the coding sequence TTGAGCCTGAGCGACGAAACCCTCTTCGTGCAATCCCTCAAGGCGCGCGACAAGCACGCCTTCGAACAGCTGATCGCCAAGTTCAAGACGCCGATCTTCAACCTTCTCTACCGCATGACCGGCGTACGCGAGGAGGCCGAGGATCTCGCCCAAGAGGTCTTCATCACCGTCTACAGGAAGATCGAGCTCTTCCGAGGCGAGTCTCCGCTCACCACATGGATCTACCGCATCGCCTACAACCTCTGCATGAACCGGCGGAAGTACCTCGGCCGGCGGCGCGACCGCGATCGCCAGCCGTTCGACGAAACCGTCGAGCACGACGTCGTCCGATCGGGGACGATGAGCACGTCGTCCCAGGTCTCGCGGCCCGACGAGATGGCCGAAGGGCTGCAGATGGAGCGCCTGATACAGGACGCGATCACGGCGCTCGACGAAGAACAACGCGTCATCCTGGTGCTGCGGGACGTCCAGAACATGTCCTACGAGAGCATCTCCGAAATCACAGGGCTACCGGCGGGTACGGTCAAGAGCAGGCTGCACCGAGCGCGCATGGCGCTCAAGGAGCGCCTGGCCCCGTACCTGAGGTGA